In one Paenibacillus sp. JQZ6Y-1 genomic region, the following are encoded:
- a CDS encoding Na+/H+ antiporter subunit A, whose translation MYVLHAAILAPFVLAALVPLIRKYVTSVHTGWFVLILPVLLFTLFLTYLPVIRSADTGVMTLPWMPSLGIDFAVYLDGLGLLFALLITGIGALVVLYSIYYLDPEQEAIHRFYLYLLLFMGAMLGIVLSDNMIVLYTFWELTSISSFLLIAFWYERDRSRYGALKSMLITVLGGFAMLAGFVLLHGMTGTWSIRETIAALSQIQDHPQFMLAMILVLLGAFTKSAQFPFHIWLPDAMEAPTPVSAYLHSATMVKAGIYLVARFSPIFAGEAEWFWIVSLGGIITMCYGSIMAVRQNDLKALLAYSTISQLGLIMSLFGAGSAAVHLGYGEESLLYAGATTAAIFHLINHATFKGALFMVAGIVDHETGTRDMRKLGGLMNLLPITFTISCIGAFSMAGLPPFNGFLSKEMFLEAMAELTHGDFFSLSTWGILFPILAFVGSVFTFVYCMIFVFKTFRGPYEPEHYDTKPHEPSWGMLLPPAILALLVLVFGFVPNLLSYSLIEPAMRSVLPGLVPASGHYEVHISFWHGFTPALWMTVGIIVLGTMLYILLPRWERIYQFYPAKFTLTRLYDGLLHYGENLSRGITLRYMSGSVHHYLVYIFTFIIVLVGFGLFRADGISLSLDNAAPTSIYEIILILLLVGSAVAVPFARQRLTAVIMTGAVGYLVTLFFVFFRAPDLALTQMIVETVSVVLFLLCFYHMPELRREVSTKVSRWLNAIIAIGVGVIMTFVSLAASGSSSFDSIASYFVENSHDLGGGDNVVNVILVDFRGFDTFLEITVLGIAALGIFSMIQLQMKVRDTGARILYVKPKIELAPSVPIGRTRKETRTISENMNLFKSNDVILATGTKVIVFIILTFALYLFFAGHNNPGGGFIGGLMAAAALVLLALSFNVELARRVVPIDYRDLIATGLAIAYLTGMGSFLFGMPFLSHTFAYVELPFLGKTELATAMIFDLGVFLTVIGVTMTIILQIGEDR comes from the coding sequence GTGTATGTGCTGCATGCTGCCATTCTGGCTCCATTTGTACTGGCTGCGCTGGTACCGCTGATTCGCAAATATGTAACATCTGTACATACCGGCTGGTTTGTGTTGATTTTGCCGGTGCTGCTGTTTACGCTGTTTCTTACTTACCTACCGGTAATCCGTTCCGCTGATACCGGTGTGATGACATTGCCGTGGATGCCATCGTTGGGCATCGATTTTGCGGTGTATTTGGACGGGCTGGGCTTGCTGTTTGCCCTGCTGATTACGGGAATCGGTGCGCTCGTCGTCCTGTATTCTATTTACTATCTTGACCCAGAGCAGGAAGCGATTCACCGCTTCTATCTGTATTTGCTGTTGTTTATGGGTGCAATGCTGGGCATCGTATTGTCCGATAATATGATCGTTCTGTATACATTCTGGGAGCTGACGAGCATCTCGTCGTTCCTGCTGATTGCGTTCTGGTATGAGCGGGATCGGTCGCGGTATGGGGCGCTCAAGTCGATGCTGATTACGGTATTGGGCGGATTCGCCATGCTTGCCGGATTCGTGCTGCTGCATGGCATGACAGGGACATGGAGCATTCGCGAAACGATTGCTGCGTTATCGCAGATTCAGGATCATCCGCAATTTATGCTGGCGATGATTCTAGTGCTGCTTGGCGCTTTTACCAAGTCGGCGCAGTTTCCATTCCATATCTGGCTACCAGATGCGATGGAGGCGCCTACGCCAGTTAGTGCCTATTTGCACTCGGCAACAATGGTCAAGGCGGGCATTTATCTGGTCGCACGCTTCAGCCCGATCTTCGCTGGTGAAGCGGAGTGGTTCTGGATCGTCTCGCTCGGCGGGATCATTACGATGTGCTATGGCTCGATTATGGCGGTACGTCAGAATGATCTCAAAGCACTGCTTGCTTATTCCACCATCTCACAGCTTGGCTTGATCATGTCACTGTTCGGTGCAGGCTCGGCGGCTGTGCATCTCGGTTATGGCGAGGAATCGCTGCTGTATGCGGGCGCAACGACAGCTGCCATTTTCCATCTGATCAATCATGCGACCTTCAAGGGAGCCTTGTTTATGGTTGCTGGTATTGTCGATCATGAAACGGGCACTCGTGATATGCGTAAGCTCGGCGGATTGATGAATCTGCTACCGATCACATTTACCATCTCTTGTATCGGGGCATTCTCGATGGCAGGCTTGCCGCCGTTTAACGGATTTCTGAGTAAGGAAATGTTTCTAGAAGCGATGGCGGAGTTGACACATGGCGACTTTTTCAGCTTGAGTACGTGGGGTATTCTATTCCCGATTCTGGCGTTCGTCGGCAGTGTGTTTACCTTTGTGTATTGCATGATCTTTGTATTCAAAACGTTCCGTGGTCCATATGAGCCGGAGCATTATGATACGAAGCCGCATGAACCGTCGTGGGGCATGCTGTTGCCGCCGGCGATTCTAGCGCTGCTTGTGCTGGTATTCGGATTCGTACCGAATCTGCTGTCCTACAGCTTGATCGAACCAGCGATGCGGTCGGTGCTGCCAGGTCTTGTGCCTGCTAGTGGGCATTATGAGGTGCATATTTCGTTCTGGCACGGATTTACTCCAGCACTGTGGATGACGGTTGGCATTATTGTACTGGGTACGATGCTGTATATTCTGCTGCCGCGTTGGGAGCGTATCTATCAATTCTATCCTGCCAAATTCACACTGACTCGCTTGTATGATGGCTTGCTGCATTATGGGGAAAATCTGTCGCGCGGCATCACGCTGCGTTATATGAGCGGCTCAGTGCATCATTATCTAGTGTACATTTTCACCTTTATTATTGTGCTGGTTGGATTCGGATTGTTCCGCGCGGATGGCATCTCGCTATCGCTGGATAACGCCGCACCGACAAGCATCTACGAGATTATATTGATTCTTCTACTGGTCGGCTCGGCGGTTGCCGTTCCCTTTGCTCGTCAGCGTCTGACAGCGGTTATTATGACTGGTGCGGTCGGTTATCTGGTGACGCTATTCTTCGTCTTCTTCCGCGCACCTGATCTGGCGCTGACGCAGATGATTGTCGAGACGGTGTCGGTTGTGCTGTTCCTGCTCTGCTTTTACCATATGCCGGAGCTGCGACGCGAGGTGAGTACGAAGGTATCACGCTGGCTGAATGCGATTATCGCGATCGGGGTTGGCGTGATTATGACCTTCGTCTCGCTCGCAGCGAGCGGCAGCAGTAGCTTTGACAGTATTGCTAGTTATTTTGTGGAAAACAGTCATGATCTAGGTGGCGGCGACAATGTGGTCAACGTCATTCTGGTTGACTTCCGTGGCTTTGATACCTTTTTGGAGATTACCGTGCTGGGCATCGCTGCACTAGGAATCTTCTCGATGATTCAGCTGCAAATGAAAGTGCGCGATACCGGCGCACGCATTCTATATGTGAAGCCGAAGATCGAGCTAGCGCCGAGTGTGCCGATCGGTCGTACACGCAAGGAAACACGGACAATCTCGGAAAATATGAATCTGTTCAAAAGTAATGACGTGATTCTCGCTACAGGCACGAAGGTGATCGTGTTTATCATTCTGACCTTCGCGTTATATCTGTTCTTCGCCGGGCATAACAATCCGGGCGGTGGCTTTATTGGTGGTCTGATGGCTGCCGCAGCACTCGTATTGCTGGCGCTATCCTTCAATGTAGAGCTGGCGCGCCGAGTCGTGCCGATTGATTACCGTGATCTGATCGCAACCGGACTCGCAATTGCATATCTGACGGGCATGGGTTCGTTCCTATTCGGAATGCCCTTCCTCAGTCATACGTTTGCGTATGTGGAGCTTCCGTTCCTCGGTAAGACGGAGCTGGCGACGGCAATGATCTTCGATCTGGGTGTGTTCTTAACCGTCATTGGTGTGACGATGACGATCATTTTACAAATAGGGGAGGACCGCTGA
- a CDS encoding Na(+)/H(+) antiporter subunit C — protein sequence MEIWMSLAVGILFAVAVYLILSRSLLRIILGASILTHGVHLLLLTMSRLKTGAPPLLGEESGSYVDPLPQALILTSIVINFGVTAFFFVLAYRSYIRLKTDDMEEVKRKGGQ from the coding sequence ATGGAAATATGGATGTCGCTTGCCGTCGGCATATTGTTCGCTGTTGCCGTCTATCTCATTCTATCGCGCAGTCTACTGCGCATCATTCTGGGCGCTTCGATTCTGACGCACGGGGTACATCTACTGCTGCTTACCATGTCGCGGTTGAAAACAGGTGCCCCGCCGCTATTGGGTGAAGAATCCGGCTCGTATGTTGATCCGCTGCCGCAGGCATTGATTCTGACCTCAATTGTCATCAATTTCGGCGTGACCGCCTTCTTTTTCGTACTGGCGTACCGCTCGTACATCCGTCTGAAAACGGATGATATGGAGGAGGTGAAGCGCAAAGGTGGCCAATAA
- a CDS encoding Na+/H+ antiporter subunit D, which translates to MANNLLVFPLLIPLVTAVLQVFGRNSIHFQKIAGAVAVLLNIGIASWLIVDVQHNGIQLLPMGDWAAPYGIVLVADMFAALLVLTTSILGAVCLFYAFASIGEEREKHHFYPFFQFLLAGVYGSFLTGDLFNLFVCFEVMLISSYALIVLGGTKRQLRETLKYILINIVSSSLFVASLAYLYAATGTLNMAHLSQRIAEVGQTGIISVIALLLLTVFSLKAGLFLFYWLPGPYSSPPTVVSAIFAGLLTKVGLYAIMRTFTLIFYHDHGFVYDLIGWLGIATMVLGVVGAVAYREINRILAYNVIAGVGLIAFGLATANRAGMEGAIFYMLNDMIIKALLFMLAGVMIGAAGTARLQQMSGLIKRIPLTGWMFFITALALAGVPPLSGFAGKLLIVQGAMERGWYTMTLISLAASLVMLYSVMRIFMLGFWGKERKLADEQDHVPEDVYQDWIAEAGNPNLMPDAQENVLEHRWGMFKPVLLMRSASVLFVLVIVIGLGAGYIQTYIAEAAGVLMEPSLYIQAVLGGG; encoded by the coding sequence GTGGCCAATAATCTGCTTGTATTTCCACTACTGATTCCGTTGGTGACAGCAGTGCTGCAAGTGTTCGGACGCAATTCTATCCATTTTCAAAAGATCGCCGGAGCAGTCGCCGTGCTGCTGAATATCGGGATTGCCAGCTGGCTGATCGTTGATGTGCAGCACAACGGGATTCAACTGCTGCCGATGGGCGATTGGGCAGCACCCTATGGCATCGTGCTGGTTGCCGATATGTTCGCAGCGCTGCTTGTGTTGACTACCTCGATTCTGGGCGCCGTTTGTCTATTTTATGCGTTTGCTAGTATCGGGGAGGAGCGGGAAAAGCATCATTTTTATCCGTTTTTTCAATTTTTGCTGGCAGGGGTGTATGGGTCGTTTCTGACCGGAGATTTGTTCAACTTGTTTGTCTGTTTTGAAGTGATGCTGATCTCGTCGTATGCGTTGATCGTACTAGGTGGTACGAAGCGGCAATTGCGGGAGACGCTCAAATACATTTTGATCAACATTGTGTCATCATCGTTGTTCGTCGCGTCGCTTGCGTATCTATATGCGGCAACAGGAACACTCAATATGGCGCATTTATCGCAGCGCATTGCCGAAGTGGGGCAAACGGGCATTATTAGCGTCATTGCGCTGTTGCTGTTAACGGTATTCAGTCTAAAAGCAGGATTGTTTCTCTTTTACTGGCTACCGGGACCGTATTCGTCGCCGCCGACTGTGGTATCGGCGATCTTCGCTGGATTGCTGACCAAGGTGGGATTGTATGCGATTATGCGTACCTTCACGCTCATCTTTTACCATGATCACGGGTTTGTGTATGATCTGATCGGCTGGCTCGGCATTGCCACAATGGTGCTAGGTGTGGTCGGAGCGGTTGCGTACCGTGAGATCAATCGCATTCTGGCGTATAACGTAATCGCTGGGGTTGGTCTAATCGCCTTCGGGCTGGCAACCGCCAATCGTGCAGGCATGGAGGGCGCGATCTTCTATATGCTGAACGATATGATCATCAAGGCGCTGCTATTCATGCTTGCTGGTGTGATGATCGGTGCAGCCGGAACCGCGCGCTTGCAGCAGATGAGCGGTCTGATCAAGCGTATTCCGCTGACCGGCTGGATGTTCTTCATTACGGCATTGGCGTTAGCTGGTGTACCGCCGCTGAGTGGATTCGCGGGCAAGCTGCTGATCGTGCAGGGAGCGATGGAACGAGGCTGGTATACGATGACACTCATTAGTCTAGCAGCCAGTCTGGTCATGCTTTACTCAGTGATGCGCATCTTCATGCTCGGCTTCTGGGGCAAGGAGCGCAAGCTGGCGGATGAGCAGGATCATGTGCCGGAGGATGTATATCAGGACTGGATTGCCGAAGCGGGGAATCCGAATTTGATGCCGGATGCGCAAGAGAATGTGCTAGAGCATCGCTGGGGCATGTTCAAGCCCGTGCTGCTTATGCGCTCGGCATCGGTGCTGTTCGTGCTCGTTATCGTGATCGGGCTAGGTGCAGGTTATATTCAGACGTATATTGCCGAGGCGGCAGGCGTGCTGATGGAGCCTTCTTTATATATTCAGGCTGTACTGGGGGGCGGTTGA
- a CDS encoding Na+/H+ antiporter subunit E, whose protein sequence is MGFQIVLNLLIAFVWMALHTSWDTPSFVIGYLIGLLMIFALHRFFPQPFYGRKLWAVVKLIVLFFSELIKSSYVVLKHIVSPKLDINPGILTYETDLTSDWELTLLSTLVSLTPGTVLIEVSKEQHLAYIHAIDIRDEEKLSSDIRNTFEKAIKEVTR, encoded by the coding sequence ATGGGATTTCAAATTGTACTCAATCTGCTGATTGCCTTTGTCTGGATGGCGCTGCATACGTCATGGGATACCCCCAGCTTCGTCATTGGGTATCTGATCGGTCTGCTAATGATCTTTGCTCTGCATCGCTTTTTCCCGCAGCCGTTTTATGGACGGAAATTATGGGCGGTGGTGAAGCTGATTGTGCTGTTCTTTTCTGAGCTGATCAAATCCAGCTATGTCGTGCTGAAGCATATTGTCAGTCCAAAGCTGGACATTAACCCCGGCATTCTGACCTATGAAACGGATCTGACATCCGATTGGGAATTGACGCTGTTGTCGACGCTCGTCTCGCTTACGCCCGGCACGGTGCTGATCGAGGTATCCAAGGAGCAGCATCTCGCCTATATCCATGCGATTGATATTCGGGACGAAGAGAAGCTATCTAGCGATATTCGCAATACCTTTGAAAAAGCGATCAAGGAGGTGACCCGGTAA
- a CDS encoding Na(+)/H(+) antiporter subunit F1 produces MPLLQTALLITLILLSLAIAGCMYRVLKGPSMTDRITALDTIGVNLIAMIAVLSMMLDTQAYLEVMLLVGILAFIGTVAFAKYIERGVVIEHEYEDTDEQPDSDDR; encoded by the coding sequence ATGCCATTATTGCAAACTGCGCTATTGATTACGCTGATTCTGTTGTCGCTGGCGATTGCCGGGTGCATGTATCGGGTGCTCAAAGGACCGTCCATGACTGACCGCATTACCGCACTGGATACGATCGGAGTCAATCTGATCGCCATGATCGCAGTATTGTCGATGATGCTGGATACACAGGCATATCTGGAAGTAATGCTGCTAGTCGGGATTCTGGCATTTATCGGAACGGTGGCTTTTGCCAAATATATTGAACGTGGGGTGGTGATTGAGCATGAATATGAAGATACAGACGAGCAGCCTGATTCAGACGATCGGTGA
- the mnhG gene encoding monovalent cation/H(+) antiporter subunit G, producing MNMKIQTSSLIQTIGEPVIAILIVLGAVLSVLSAFGIIRFPDVYLRAHAATKSATLGVLFVLTGAFLFFWVYDGYPSMRILLAIVFVFITAPIAGHLNARAAYRTGVPLWKLAKDELKPALKEKGIDRERAERETLN from the coding sequence ATGAATATGAAGATACAGACGAGCAGCCTGATTCAGACGATCGGTGAGCCAGTCATTGCGATCTTGATTGTGCTGGGCGCGGTATTGAGTGTACTAAGTGCATTTGGTATTATTCGTTTTCCTGATGTGTACCTGCGTGCCCATGCCGCGACCAAAAGTGCGACGCTGGGTGTCCTGTTTGTCCTGACAGGAGCATTCCTATTCTTCTGGGTATACGATGGGTATCCAAGCATGCGCATTTTGCTGGCAATCGTATTCGTGTTCATCACCGCGCCGATTGCGGGTCATTTGAACGCGCGCGCTGCGTACCGAACCGGTGTACCGTTATGGAAGCTGGCAAAGGATGAATTGAAACCAGCTTTAAAGGAAAAGGGCATCGACCGCGAGCGTGCCGAGCGTGAAACGTTGAACTGA
- a CDS encoding DUF1440 domain-containing protein — protein sequence MISGMVKIGWEKILPPRTMARDATNPPQQLLQQLGLSQDTTHAFVYYSTDQKVFYVALIIHFAFAIVFAALYILLAQYWQTITLWQGAVYGIVIWIIFHLLLMPALGTVPSAWDQPLAEHISEFFGHIIWAWSIHATAFFLIAQDRRQTLRQL from the coding sequence ATGATCTCCGGCATGGTCAAGATTGGGTGGGAGAAAATCCTACCACCGCGAACGATGGCGCGGGATGCAACCAATCCGCCACAGCAGCTATTGCAGCAGCTTGGATTGTCGCAGGATACAACGCATGCGTTTGTGTATTATTCGACCGATCAAAAGGTATTCTATGTGGCACTCATCATCCACTTTGCCTTCGCGATTGTGTTCGCGGCGTTGTATATTTTGCTGGCACAGTATTGGCAAACGATTACGCTCTGGCAGGGTGCAGTATACGGGATTGTGATCTGGATCATCTTCCATCTGCTGTTGATGCCTGCTCTCGGTACCGTTCCATCCGCTTGGGATCAGCCGCTGGCTGAGCATATATCGGAATTCTTCGGTCATATTATCTGGGCATGGAGTATTCATGCGACTGCCTTTTTCCTGATTGCTCAGGATCGTAGACAGACGTTGCGACAGCTATAA
- the bioB gene encoding biotin synthase BioB has product MNSSTILPTYWNDLAEQSLSGKPLSHEQALSMLQCHDDELLPLMQAAYTVRRHFYGKKVKLNMIINAKSGLCAEDCGYCSQSIVSTAPVQKYSLLDRDTLLAGAREALNRQAGTYCIVASGRRPSGRELEQVVEAVKEIRATMPLKICACLGLLNEQQAQQLAEAGVHRYNHNLNTSRDHYPSITTTHSYDQRCETVEQVKRSGMSPCSGLIAGMGESDDQLVELAMALRELDADSIPVNFLNPIAGTPLAHRPHTPAMRGLRILAMLRLMCPSKEIRVAGGRELNLRTLQPLALYAANSIFVGDYLTTPGQEAALDYQMIEDLGFEIEHNALADQAE; this is encoded by the coding sequence ATGAATTCATCTACCATTCTCCCTACATACTGGAACGACCTTGCAGAGCAATCGTTAAGCGGCAAACCGCTATCGCATGAACAAGCGTTGTCGATGTTGCAATGTCACGACGACGAATTGCTCCCACTTATGCAGGCTGCCTACACTGTCCGCCGTCATTTTTACGGCAAAAAGGTAAAGCTCAATATGATCATCAATGCCAAAAGTGGACTATGCGCAGAGGATTGCGGCTACTGCTCGCAATCGATCGTCTCCACTGCACCTGTGCAAAAGTACAGTCTGCTGGATCGCGATACCTTGTTGGCAGGCGCGCGGGAAGCGCTGAACCGTCAGGCTGGAACATACTGCATCGTTGCTTCTGGCAGACGACCGAGTGGACGCGAGCTAGAGCAGGTGGTGGAAGCGGTCAAGGAAATCCGCGCTACCATGCCACTCAAAATCTGCGCCTGTCTTGGTTTGTTAAACGAACAGCAGGCACAGCAGCTTGCCGAAGCAGGTGTGCATCGGTACAACCACAATCTGAATACAAGCCGCGATCATTATCCATCGATTACTACCACGCACAGCTATGATCAGCGCTGTGAAACGGTGGAGCAGGTGAAGCGCAGCGGCATGTCGCCCTGCTCTGGCTTGATCGCGGGCATGGGCGAGAGTGACGACCAGTTGGTGGAGCTAGCAATGGCATTACGCGAGCTGGATGCCGACTCGATTCCGGTGAATTTTCTAAATCCCATTGCTGGAACACCACTCGCACATCGTCCGCACACACCAGCGATGAGAGGATTGCGCATCTTGGCGATGCTACGCTTGATGTGTCCATCGAAGGAAATTCGGGTTGCCGGAGGACGGGAATTGAATCTGCGTACCTTGCAGCCGTTGGCGCTGTACGCCGCCAATTCGATCTTTGTTGGCGACTATTTGACCACACCCGGACAGGAGGCGGCGCTGGATTATCAGATGATTGAGGATCTAGGGTTTGAGATTGAACACAATGCGCTTGCAGATCAGGCAGAGTGA
- a CDS encoding TetR/AcrR family transcriptional regulator has translation MKQQQETWHQQLRNHNRDELVQAGAELFLQQNFPDITVKDVCDKAGISRVTFYKHFRDMNELVFDVQMHILRDMTDLLTASDLPQTNGRDRLANILQAWVDYALIHGQQLRFIALFDLYYGQMQVDDDLRQRYEQFVQHGTGRGFLHDALEQGVRDGSLNPQLDVSHAGVLIFQTVMGVLQRVSMTSTPKLQDHRDGDVVVQPVVKMLLDYVAMKPS, from the coding sequence ATGAAGCAACAACAGGAAACATGGCATCAGCAGCTACGCAATCACAATCGTGACGAGCTGGTGCAGGCGGGGGCAGAATTATTTTTGCAGCAGAATTTCCCAGATATTACGGTCAAGGATGTATGCGACAAGGCAGGCATTAGTCGGGTGACCTTTTATAAGCATTTTCGTGATATGAATGAACTCGTATTCGATGTGCAAATGCACATTTTGCGTGATATGACCGACCTGCTGACTGCCAGCGATCTGCCGCAGACCAATGGGCGTGATCGACTGGCGAACATTTTGCAGGCATGGGTAGACTATGCGCTTATTCATGGACAACAGCTGCGCTTCATAGCGCTGTTCGATCTGTATTATGGACAAATGCAGGTCGATGACGACCTGCGGCAGCGCTATGAGCAATTTGTGCAGCATGGAACGGGGCGGGGCTTTTTGCATGATGCATTGGAACAGGGCGTACGCGATGGTTCGCTGAATCCACAACTGGATGTATCCCATGCCGGGGTACTTATTTTCCAAACGGTCATGGGCGTGCTGCAACGTGTGAGCATGACATCTACACCGAAGCTGCAAGACCATCGGGACGGTGATGTGGTTGTGCAGCCCGTTGTGAAGATGCTGCTGGATTATGTAGCGATGAAGCCATCATGA
- a CDS encoding MFS transporter translates to MTKSPSLQAGSGFPLGILMLNLFIALLGQGMVIPILPEYLKQFDAAGTAAGYMIAAFGAAQFIFSPIGGRMSDRYGRKKMILSGLFLTVISDYMFAVSYNLPSLYMARFIGGIGLGIMVPSVLAYVADVTTNTTRAKGMGYLSAAMNLGMVLGPGIGGIIAQYGIRVPYLVAAALGLVATVMTLLLKETLPPERRTQQLRGQQATPSMVSQLVSSFHTPYFRYLLLILVMTFGLVNYETVYALYVEQQYSFTSAQIAIIITLGAVIGIAVQIWALDKVIRRIGESRLIRLSLIMTAVALVLMLIPVNLWYLLAVSSLFFAFNAFLRPTVNTLLANHARDDEQGFVAGLNTTYGSIGNIAGPIVAGTLFDYRIGLPYMIGAIVLLAALLLTRNKDRSSSVETTQTYADRSDS, encoded by the coding sequence ATGACAAAATCGCCTTCCTTACAAGCCGGAAGTGGCTTTCCACTTGGGATTTTAATGCTGAATCTGTTTATCGCTTTACTTGGTCAAGGGATGGTTATTCCGATTTTACCGGAATACTTGAAGCAGTTTGATGCGGCGGGTACAGCGGCAGGGTATATGATCGCGGCGTTCGGGGCGGCACAGTTTATCTTTTCCCCAATTGGCGGTCGCATGTCGGATCGCTATGGACGTAAAAAAATGATTCTTTCCGGGCTGTTCCTAACGGTGATCTCAGATTATATGTTTGCGGTATCGTACAACTTGCCATCGCTATACATGGCACGCTTTATCGGCGGGATCGGTCTGGGCATTATGGTGCCGTCGGTGCTGGCGTATGTAGCGGATGTGACGACCAATACGACACGTGCCAAAGGCATGGGGTATCTCAGCGCAGCGATGAATCTGGGCATGGTACTTGGTCCGGGGATTGGCGGTATCATTGCGCAATATGGCATTCGTGTTCCCTATCTAGTCGCCGCAGCGCTGGGACTGGTCGCGACGGTGATGACACTGCTGCTCAAGGAAACATTGCCGCCGGAACGTCGGACGCAGCAGCTTCGCGGTCAGCAGGCAACGCCGTCGATGGTATCGCAGCTGGTGTCGTCGTTTCACACTCCGTATTTCCGTTATTTGCTGCTGATTCTCGTCATGACGTTCGGGCTGGTCAATTACGAAACGGTATATGCACTCTATGTAGAGCAGCAATATAGCTTCACATCCGCACAGATTGCGATCATTATTACATTGGGCGCAGTCATCGGGATCGCAGTGCAAATCTGGGCGCTGGATAAAGTCATTCGTCGCATTGGCGAATCACGGCTCATTCGGCTGTCGCTGATTATGACGGCAGTGGCGCTCGTGTTGATGCTGATTCCGGTAAACTTGTGGTATTTGCTAGCGGTATCATCGTTGTTTTTTGCATTTAATGCCTTTTTGCGTCCGACGGTGAACACGTTGCTGGCGAATCATGCACGAGATGATGAGCAGGGGTTCGTCGCTGGGCTGAATACGACGTATGGCAGCATCGGCAATATTGCTGGACCGATTGTAGCAGGTACATTATTTGATTACCGGATCGGGCTGCCGTATATGATTGGGGCAATTGTTTTGCTGGCAGCGCTGCTGTTAACGCGTAACAAGGACAGATCATCGTCTGTTGAGACTACGCAGACCTATGCAGATCGTTCGGATTCATAG
- a CDS encoding carboxymuconolactone decarboxylase family protein, with protein MREIDGQAGERVIASLQEIAPDLGRYVIEYAFGDMYSRDTLDARQRQLVTISSLTTQGGCEAQLHVHLNASLNVGLTPAEIVEALMHCSPYTGFPKVLNAIAVAKQVFDERGLLPVEQS; from the coding sequence TTGCGTGAGATTGACGGACAAGCAGGCGAGCGAGTGATTGCTTCGCTACAAGAGATCGCACCCGATCTGGGGCGGTATGTGATCGAGTATGCGTTTGGTGATATGTATTCACGGGATACACTTGACGCACGCCAGCGCCAGCTCGTAACCATCTCCTCGCTTACCACACAAGGCGGCTGTGAAGCGCAGTTACATGTGCATTTGAATGCTTCGCTCAATGTCGGATTGACACCTGCTGAGATTGTAGAAGCGCTGATGCACTGCTCTCCGTATACTGGTTTTCCGAAGGTGCTGAATGCGATAGCGGTTGCGAAACAGGTATTTGATGAACGTGGATTGCTGCCAGTGGAACAATCGTAA
- a CDS encoding MerR family transcriptional regulator, translating to MEKSLNIQQMVDMTGLSAHTLRYYERIGLLRNIERNAQGHRIYAAQDVAWVEFLLRLRDTGMNIAGMQRFAELRSQGDATASERRQMLEQHELQLQQQLASLQDHLHNIGDKIQYYRQLEQQSVRQT from the coding sequence ATGGAAAAGTCACTGAACATACAGCAAATGGTAGACATGACTGGATTAAGCGCACATACGCTGCGCTATTACGAACGAATTGGATTGCTACGCAATATCGAACGAAACGCCCAAGGGCATCGCATATACGCGGCGCAGGATGTAGCATGGGTAGAGTTTCTGCTTCGTTTGCGCGATACCGGCATGAATATCGCAGGTATGCAGCGCTTTGCTGAATTACGCAGTCAAGGCGATGCGACAGCAAGCGAGCGTCGGCAGATGCTGGAGCAGCATGAGCTGCAACTACAGCAGCAGTTGGCGTCATTGCAGGATCATTTACACAATATTGGAGACAAAATTCAATACTATCGTCAACTCGAACAGCAGAGTGTGCGACAAACATAG